TAGATTACTGCGGATCGTCCGCTTTCCTGCTGACGTTCATTTGCAGATTGACCTTTGTCACCTTTGCCCAATGAAGCAGATGGAGCTGGTAGTAATGCATCGCTCTGCTCTCCATCTCCACTCCGCCCTGCATTCCATTCATGATCAGACGAAGGCGTGTACAAAAAGTATGGCACCTCTAATCCATCAAACGATTCATACTGATGCAGCGACGGCTGTACCAATTGGGAGCTAATCTGCTCCGACTCGCCCATTCGGGTCAATCGCACCAATTCACGAGTTAAACGATGATACTTCCAAATATCCCCCGGCTGCACTGCCGATTTGAACGTAAACAGCAGTTCCTGTTCATTCAGCCATACTGGCGATTCAACGACACCTTTTGGCAGTACCTCGATCATTTCCTGCTCGCCCGTATCGGTGAAATATAATCCCAATTGCGAAATCCCGCCTTCGTTAATATGAAAAGCAAGCACTTCGCCTGTAGGCGTTGCTGCCAAGTGTTCAATATCCCAACGCGGCACATGCAATAGTTCTCGCAACCGAGAGGGGTCGGCAGTCGAAAAGCTGGCTACGTATAACGTTTCCTCATTCAGATCCGTTAACACATAGCCTCTGTTGCCCTGTCCAGTAATAACGACAGATTCATAATGAGCAGACGGATGATCTGGTCCAATTCGCTTCTGTTCTCCCGTATGTATATTCAGCATGTAAATGGCATTATTCAGATTCGTTTCCTGAATACGAATCAGTAATGTCTCCTCATCCACCCATTGCAGAGGTACGCAATTGGCAGTATATTCAAAAACAATCCGACGTTCCCCTGTATGTACATCCACAATCCAAACGTCAAAAGCACCTGCTGCACGACGATTGCTGGAATAGGACAACCATTTCCCGTCCTTCGACCAGCCACCAATATGATGAAAATGCTCTGCCGATTGCACCAGTGGTCGCATATGACGTACACCCTGCCCTTGATCATCCAGATCGGCAATCCAAATTTGCTGCTTCTCGTTCCCTTGATGATCGACACCAACGACAACCTGAGTGCCCTGTGGATGATAAAAGACACTCAATATCCGATCTTCCGCTTCCATGAATAAAAAGGGAATCTGCTGCTCATCCAATGCCCACATTTGCGGGATGCCTCCTACTCTAGATAGAAACGTCCAAGCATTGCGACCGGGAATTACACCGGGTTTATAGGCTGATGGTACAGTCAAGTATTCCATCAATATGGGAACTTCACTCATATCGCTCATCTCACTCATGGTTACAACCTCCTGAAATGTTGAATTCACCCTTAATCTTACGGGAATCCAACGTATCATTCAATCTAAGGTATAGATATGTGTCGCCATTTGATTGCTGCTAATGTTTGCGATTCCCTGTTATCTTCTGATCTGTATGTACTGTTAGGTCAGACTGTTTAATTGAGATTCGGCGGTTTGAATATGACGGCTGATCTGTTTTTCCCAATCTTGAATCTTCTGACGCGATTGCTGCACAATAGTCATTTGCCGATACACGACTGCCAGTTGCGCTGCACCAGTAATCGCATCGCCTCTTTTCAATGCCGAACGATAGCCTTTGCGAGCCGATGTACGCAGCTTATGAGCAGCGGAGATGATCTTATTTTCAGCTGTAATTTGCTTTTTGAGTACCTGTATCGGCTCCAGCAGATCGCGCACCTTTTGTTTGCGTGCTGCTGTTTGCTTACGGGCAGAGGATAATTCGGACTTTTTGGTGTTAATTTCGGCGCGTGCAGACTGTACCTGTGCCTTGATGCGATTGCGCTGGGTGGTGAGTAATTCAGCAGTCTTGGTATTTTTGACCTTACGCGCAGCAGTGATCTGCTGCCCCAATTCCTTGTATTGCTTGAGCAGTGGTGCATGCTTGGATTCTAGCTGCTGTACAGCTGTTTGTAATGACTGAATACGGCTAGAGTCGATGGTCTGGATACGTTGTTTGACACGTTTTAGCGACGCATTATTTTGCTTACGCAGAGCGATAATCTGATCGCTTTGCAACTCTAGTACGTTTTCCAATGCTGATACACTATCATACAGCGTATCCATCCCGCTCAACGCGCTTGACCATTGATCTGCTGATGCCGTTTGCGGAATAGCCGTGTATGCACAGAGTAGCATAACGATGAACACGATCATGCCTGCTTGTACGCCTTTGCTTTTGCTGATATATCGTATCTTACATTCACTAGTCCTTGCATACTTACGCTTATGTAGATCTGTGTGATTGTCCTGCTCCATTCCTGCTGGTTGCTCATATTGCTTGTGTGTGCTTGTTTGGTTCATCATCATTAACTCCTTTTATGAATATTGGCATTACAGGTAAACCGGACAGAGCGCAATAGGATGGAGTTTTACATACAAAAAAGCACCTCCAGAACAGAAACTACGCTGTCCTGCGAGGTGCTTCGCCCGCACAAGTATTGAATTGCTTTTACTATACACGCTCTGCTTCTTCTCTGTCAAGCAAAACAAGAGCGTATGTTCGTCATTATACATCCATTGGATATGTATGTAACTATGCTATATTCTTTTCACCAATTGCACATGAATCGCTTCTCCCAAACATGTTACACTGAAAAGGATCATTCTGCATCCTATCTTAGGATACACACTTACTTTTGTCGCAATGAAGGAGAATATACATCAATGAAGCTTGTGTCTTGGAATGTAAACGGGCTGCGTGCCGCTGTCAAAAAAGGATTTAACGATTATTTCGCCGCTGTCGATGCAGATATTTTCTGTATTCAGGAAACGAAGCTACAGGCAGGTCAGATTGAATTGGATCATGGTGATCAATATCGTCAATATTGGAATTATGCAGTGAAAAAGGGCTATTCCGGCACAGCCGTCTTCACCCGCATTGCTCCCCTGTCTGTGCGTTATGGGATGGAGGAGGATTATGAGGAAGAAGGTCGTATGCTAACGCTGGAATTTGATCATTTTTATCTGATCAATGTGTATACGCCCAATGCACGCCGCGATCTGCTGCGTCTGCCGTATCGGCTGGAATGGGAGGATCGGTTCCGCGAATATGTGACTCAGCTGAATCAGATCAAGCCGGTCATCATTTGCGGAGATTTGAATGTAGCCCATGAGGAGATTGACCTCAAAAACGCACGATCCAATATTGGCAATTCTGGATTTACGTATGAGGAACGAGGCAAAATGACTACACTGCTGCAATCTGGCTTTGTCGACACCTTCCGTCACTTTTACCCGGATCGTACTGATATGTATAGCTGGTGGTCGTATATGGCGAAGGTGCGCGAACGCAATATCGGTTGGCGGATCGACTATTTTCTGGCATCCCAGCGCTTGATCCCAGCACTGCGCGATGCTCAGATTGATCATCTTATTCTCGGTAGTGATCACTGTCCGGTACTGCTGGAACTAGATGAGCAGCAATTAGCAGATTGTGCAGCAACAGCAACCTCTTAAACATACTTCACCATGTATAGAAACTATAGCCGTTCATTCCATCATCAGTACCGTTTCAGTGATACTGATTCAATAATACTCATCAGATTTTCTAAAGAATTCTAATAGTAATCAGCTAAACTACCCATAGATTGCAAATAAAACGTCCTATTTCATGTACAGCGATGCTGAGGTTGGTAGCACGATCCTTTTCAATCCATCCTCAGCTGGCTGTACCTATACATAATCAGGAGGAATCATGCATAACAAAATCATGCTCTCCATTGCACTGGGATTGATTGGTATTGCGGTATTGGGCATCATCGGTGTTGTGATTAGTGTAGTCATCCTGCTGAGGCTAGAGCAGCCGCTGATGTATATCATTTGTTTGTTTGCTGTGCTGGTATGGATTGAAATCTATATCGTCTTATCTGTCTTCCCCTCTATTGCTACTCATCGGATGTTCAAACGTCTGCTATTCATTGGGATTGCACTCTGCTTATTCACCGCTGGCGTTTACAAATTGTATACCATGTATGATGATAGCCTGATTGCCGTGAATACACAGGATGTCGATCTGAACGCCTATGATCCATTTGCTGAGCACAATCAGCTGGCTACACTCTCCCAACCGTCTACCTATCAGCTAAAGACAGGTGAATTGCCACGATTGGATGGAGCAACCGCGCTGTATCCAGTATATGCCGCCTTTGCACAGGCAGTATATCCGCGCCAAACATATGATGCGCTAGATAGTGAAGTGATGAGTGGCGGCACGGGTTCCGCTTATCAGCGTCTGATCGATGGCAATGTCGACATGATCTTTGCCGCTGCTCCTTCCGTCGGTCAACTACAATCGGCGGAAAGCAACAGTATCAAGCTATATTTGACCCCAATTGGACAAGAGGCATTTGTTTTCTTCGTGAATACCGACAATCCAGTGGATCATCTAACCTCTGAGCAGGTGAAGCAAATATATAGCGGGCAGATTACCAATTGGAAACAGGTTGGTGGCAACGACGAGAAGATTGCTGCCTTTCAGCGCCCAGAGGATAGCGGCAGTCAAGCAATGCTTCGACGCTTTATGGGTGATCGACAGATCATGGAGCCGAAGCGGAAAATGATGGCGACAGGTATGGGCGGTATGATGGAACGAGTAGAAGACTACCACAATTATGATGATGCAATCGGCTATTCGTTTCATTATTTTGCTACAGTCATGAATCCAGAGCAGCATATCAAGCTACTGGCAATTGACGGCGTATACCCGGATCAACAACACATTGCCAATGGTACTTATCCGTTGATCGCTCCCTTTTATGCAGTAACCGCTGGATACCAATATACGGGACAATGGGAGAGTGAGCAGGCAGAAGCCAAGGCATCAGAAGCAGCATCTGACAAAACCGCCTCCACCACTTCACCTCAAGATGATTCAGCTGCTACTGCTCCAACATCCAAAGATACAAAATCGCCAGCACATTCGGTCCCTACCTCCTCTGATCACGCTCTACAATTACCACCCTTCCAGAAGCTTCGCTCCTCCAATCCGCATTTGGAGCCGTTGCTACGCTGGATCTTATCACCGCAAGGGCAGGAGTTGATTCAGCAAACAGGCTATTTTCCATTGGATTCATCCAGCTATTCTACTCGCTGAATTTATCATGTGATAATCATTATCACTTATACGTATAATCGTGTATACTGTTCGTAATGGTCCATGTTTGGAGCGTATATCGTCATACCTATGGGCTAAACTTCTACCATCTGGAGGAATACCATCATGAAACGTCGTACCCAAACCACCGTGGCGGGAACGCTGATCCTGTCCCTTGCGCTACTAACAAGTGCGTGCTCTTCTGCTACTACAACTACCGACAGCACCAATGAGTCATCGTCGACTCCAGCTGCCACCCAAACGGAAACCGCATCGGAACGTACGCTC
The DNA window shown above is from Paenibacillus sp. JQZ6Y-1 and carries:
- a CDS encoding S9 family peptidase, producing the protein MSEMSDMSEVPILMEYLTVPSAYKPGVIPGRNAWTFLSRVGGIPQMWALDEQQIPFLFMEAEDRILSVFYHPQGTQVVVGVDHQGNEKQQIWIADLDDQGQGVRHMRPLVQSAEHFHHIGGWSKDGKWLSYSSNRRAAGAFDVWIVDVHTGERRIVFEYTANCVPLQWVDEETLLIRIQETNLNNAIYMLNIHTGEQKRIGPDHPSAHYESVVITGQGNRGYVLTDLNEETLYVASFSTADPSRLRELLHVPRWDIEHLAATPTGEVLAFHINEGGISQLGLYFTDTGEQEMIEVLPKGVVESPVWLNEQELLFTFKSAVQPGDIWKYHRLTRELVRLTRMGESEQISSQLVQPSLHQYESFDGLEVPYFLYTPSSDHEWNAGRSGDGEQSDALLPAPSASLGKGDKGQSANERQQESGRSAVIYVHGGPEGQTRSEYHPVMQYLVSQGFVVAAPNVRGSLGYGRTYVELDDARKRMDSVQDLAWLVKDLIARHNVHPERIGIMGRSYGGFMVLAAVTHYPELWAAGVDIVGISNLKTLLQNTGEWRRKLREYEYGSLEEHSDFFDEIAPLHHSGRITAPLLVFHGRNDTRVPVSEAEQLVHDMKTRNQEVELIIFEDEGHQTERLENHITMHSKTVEFFARHLR
- a CDS encoding exodeoxyribonuclease III, translated to MKLVSWNVNGLRAAVKKGFNDYFAAVDADIFCIQETKLQAGQIELDHGDQYRQYWNYAVKKGYSGTAVFTRIAPLSVRYGMEEDYEEEGRMLTLEFDHFYLINVYTPNARRDLLRLPYRLEWEDRFREYVTQLNQIKPVIICGDLNVAHEEIDLKNARSNIGNSGFTYEERGKMTTLLQSGFVDTFRHFYPDRTDMYSWWSYMAKVRERNIGWRIDYFLASQRLIPALRDAQIDHLILGSDHCPVLLELDEQQLADCAATATS
- a CDS encoding PstS family phosphate ABC transporter substrate-binding protein gives rise to the protein MHNKIMLSIALGLIGIAVLGIIGVVISVVILLRLEQPLMYIICLFAVLVWIEIYIVLSVFPSIATHRMFKRLLFIGIALCLFTAGVYKLYTMYDDSLIAVNTQDVDLNAYDPFAEHNQLATLSQPSTYQLKTGELPRLDGATALYPVYAAFAQAVYPRQTYDALDSEVMSGGTGSAYQRLIDGNVDMIFAAAPSVGQLQSAESNSIKLYLTPIGQEAFVFFVNTDNPVDHLTSEQVKQIYSGQITNWKQVGGNDEKIAAFQRPEDSGSQAMLRRFMGDRQIMEPKRKMMATGMGGMMERVEDYHNYDDAIGYSFHYFATVMNPEQHIKLLAIDGVYPDQQHIANGTYPLIAPFYAVTAGYQYTGQWESEQAEAKASEAASDKTASTTSPQDDSAATAPTSKDTKSPAHSVPTSSDHALQLPPFQKLRSSNPHLEPLLRWILSPQGQELIQQTGYFPLDSSSYSTR